The segment TGGCCGGGCACGGACACCAGCCCGAAGAGCGAGGAGATGTTGACCAGGGCGCCGTCGCCGCTCGCGACGAGGTGGGGCAGGAACTCCTTGGAGCCGTGGACCACGCCCCAGAAGTTGATGCCGACGATCCAGTCGAGGTCGTCGTAGGTGAGGTCGGAGAAGTCGCCGGTGGCGCTCACGCCGGCGTTGTTGACGACGAGGTTGACGCGACCGAGCTCCTCGACCACGCCGGCCGCCCACGTCGCGACCGCTGCCCGGTCCGACACGTCGACGACGTCCTGGCGGACCTTCGCCGCGCCGGCCTGCTCGGCGAGCGCGACCGTCTCGGCGAGGCCGTCGCGGTCCCAGTCGGACAGGGCGAGCAGGGCGCCCGCCCGTGCGCTGCGGAGCGCGAGCGCCCGGCCGATCCCCGATCCGGCACCGGTGATGACGACGACCTTGTCCGTGAGGGTGGTCAGGCTCATGTCGCCACCGTAATTGGCGTCTACGCCGACGGGGAGGGCAGGACGACGGTGATCGTGGTGTCGCCGGGCCGGCTGTCGAGCGTCACGGCACCACCGTGGGCGCCGACGATCGCCTCCACGAGGGACAACCCCAGACCGGCGCCGCCCCGGGTGCGGGCCGCGTCGCCGCGGGTGAAGCGCTCGAACGCGCGGGGGGCGAGGTCGGGCGCGAAGCCCGGGCCGTCGTCGTGCACGGTGAATCCGGCTCCGGCGGCACCAGCCGTGCCGGTGATCGTCACCGTGCTGCCCGGCGGCGTGTGCTTGCGGGCGTTGGCGAGCAGGTTGCTCACGACCTGGTGCAGACGGGCCTCGTCGCCGGTGACCGTGATGGGCTCGTCGGGCAGCGAGAGGCGCCAGGACCGGTCGGGGTCGACCACGCGGGCGTCGTCGACCGCCTCGAGCAGCAGCCGGGAGAGGTCGACGGCCCGCCGCTCCAGCGGGCGGCCCGAGTCGAGGCGTGCCAGGAGGAGCAGGTCCTCGACGAGGGCGGTCATCCGCGCCGACTCCGTCTCGACCTTGGCGAGGGCGGTGCCGCCGGTCTCGGGACGGTGCCGGGCCAGCTCGGTGTAGCCGGCGATCGTCGCGAGCGGCGTCCGCAGCTCGTGGGACGCGTCGGCGACGAACTGCCGCACCTGCTGCTCGCTCCGGTGGCGCTGGCCGAGCGAGTGCTCGACGTGGTCGAGCATGGCGTTGAGCGCCGAGCCGACCTGGCCGACCTCGGTGCGCTCGTCGGTCAGCCGTTCCGGCACGCGGTCGGCCATCTCGATCTCCCCGGACGCCAGCGGCAGCTCGGCGACCCGGTGCGCCGTGGCGGCGACCTCGCGCAGCGGCGAGAGCTGACGGCGTACGACGACCATGCCCACGCCCGCCGCGGCGAGCACGCCGAGCAGCCCGGTCAGCAGCTCCAGCTGGACGAGTCGTTCGACCGTCTCCTCCACCTCGCTGCGTGGGAGACCGGCGACGAACGTCCCCCCGGGCACGTCGGTCACCAACACCCGGTAGCTGCCGAGGTCGGGCAGGTCGACGGTCTGGGGGTCGCGGGCGGCGCCGAGGGCCTCCATGGCGGCGAGCTCGGCCTCGTCGAGCGCGGTGGACGCCGACCATCCGTCGCCCTCCTGCTCGGAGAGCACGAGCCCCCGGGACGCGCCCGCATCGGGGTAGTAGGCCTGCAACGAGCCGAACTGCTGCCCGGGGCCGAAGTCGTCGCCGTCGCGGTCCGGGTGACGGGGGCCGGCAGCGAAGCGGGCCGCGTCGCGCACGTCCGCATCGAGGCGCCGGTCCAGGTTCTGCTGCATGGCCAGCGTCGTCGCGGTGCCGATGAGGAGCGCGGACACCGCGACCAGCAGCACGACCACCGCCACCAGCCGGGCGGTGAGGGTGAGCGGCCGCCGCGGTCGGAGGGTCATGCCGCCGGCTTCAGGACGTACCCGGCGCCGCGCATCGTGTGGATCATCGGCTCGCGGCCGGCGTCGACCTTCTTGCGCAGGTAGGAGATGTAGAGCTCGACGACGTTGGCCTGGCCGCCGAAGTCGTACTGCCAGACGCGGTCGAGGATCTGCGCCTTGCTCAGCACCCGTCGTGGGTTGCGCATGAGGAAGCGCAGCAGCTCGAACTCGGTGGCGGTCAGGGCGATCTCGTCGCCGGCGCGGTGCACCTCGTGGCTGTCCTCGTCGAGGGTGAGGTCGCCGACGACCAGCACGTTGCCGGCCTCGGCCTGCGCCGCCGTGCCGCCGCGCCGGATCAGCCCGCGCAGCCGGGCCACGACCTCCTCCAGCGAGAACGGCTTGGTGACGTAGTCGTCGCCGCCCGCCGTGAGACCGGCGATGCGGTCCTCGACGGCGTCCTTCGCGGTCAGGAAGAGGACGGGGACGTCGCTGCCGTCGGCGCGCATCCGGCGCAGCACCTCGAGGCCGTCGAAGTCCGGGAGCATGATGTCGAGCACCACGGCGTCGGGCCGGAAGTCGCGCGCCGTGGCGACCGCGTCGCCCCCGCTGTGCGCCATCCGGAGGTCCCAGCCCTCGTAGCGCAGGGCCATCGCGAGGAGCTCGGCGATGTTGACCTCGTCGTCGACGACAAGGACACGCACGGGGGAGCCGTCGGGGCGGGTGAGCTGCTGCACGGGCAGCATCCTGCCGGGACAACCTGTGAGGTTGCTGTGCGGCGCCTGTCAGCGGGCTGCCCGGTTGAGCCGGGCGGCCTCCCGGGTCAGGTGGGTCCGCTCGGCGAGGTTGGTCGCGAGCCCGGCGGCCTCGGCGTAGAGCCGCGCCGCCGTGACGAGGTCGCCGTCCTTCTCGTGGAGGTACGCCGATGCGGCTCGGTGGCGGGGCAGGGCGGGGTCGACCTCGGCGAGCGCCGCGAGTCCGGCCCGGGCGCCGTCGGCCTCGCCCACCGCCACGGCCCGGTTGAGCCGCACGACCGGGCTGCCGGTGAGCGCCAGCAGCTCGTCGTACCACTGCACCACCTGCACCCAGTCGGTCTCCGCGGCGCTGGGGGCGTCGGCGTGCAGGGCGGCGATGGCCGCCTGGAGCTGGTACTCGCCGCGTCGCTGCTGGGCGAGCGCGGCCTGCAGGACGGTGACGCCCTCCTCGATTAGCCCGGTGTCCCACCGGGAGCGGTCCTGGTCGGCGAGGGGGACGAGCGTCCCGTCGTCGCGCCGGCGCGCCGGGCGTCGCGCGTGGTGGAGCAGCATCAGCGCGAGCAGCCCGTCGGTCTCCGGGTCCTGTCCGTCGGGGCCGGCCAGCGCGGCCAGCTGGCGGGTGAGCCGGATCGCCTCGGCGGCCAGGTCGACGTCGCCGGAGTAGCCCTCGTTGAAGACGAGGTAGAGCACGCGCCGCACCGTGGCGAGGTCCCCCGGCCGGTCGAACGCCTCGCCCGAGACGGTCCGCTTCGCCCGGCTGATGCGTTGCGCCATCGTCGCCTCGGGCACCAGGTAGGCCTCGGCGACCTGCCGGGTGGTCAGTCCGGCGACGGCGCGCAGGGTCAGCGCGACGGCCGAGGCCGGCGTCAGCGCCGGGTGCGCGCAGAGGAAGAAGATGCGCAACGTCTCGTCGGCCGTCTCCGCCGGACCCCGCTCCGGCTCGAGGTCCACCGCGACCTCACGCCGCTGCCGCGCGGTCTCGGACCGTACGACGTCGAGGAAGCGCCGCCAGGCGACGGTGACCAGCCAGCCCTTGAGGTCGCGCGGCGGCTCCGCGGACCCGGCGCCGAAGGTGCGCCAGGCCTCGACGAGCGCCTCCTGCACGGCGTCCTCGGCCGTCGCGAAGTCGGCTCCGCGGCGGACGAGGACGCCGATGACCGCCGGCACGAGCGGTCGCAGCGTGGCCGTGTCGAAAGCCCCGTCGAGGGCCCCGGGGGCATCGGGCGCGTCGGCGGGGGTCACCGGCTCAGGCGTCGGTCGCGGAGGGGGCGCCGTAGAAGGGACGCACCTCGAGCCACTCGTGGATCGGCTTGCCGTCCTTGCCCGGGGCCAGCGACAGCTCGCCGGCCAGCGTGACGGCACGGTCCCAGCCGTCGACGTCGACGACGTACCACCCGGCGATGAGGTCCTTGGTCTCGGCGAACGGGCCGTCGGTGGCCGGCTGGCGCTGCTCGTCGGCCCGCACCCAGGCGCCCTCGGGCGAGAGGGCCTGCGCGTCGACGTACTCGCCGCTCTCCTCCAGCCGCTTGCCGAAGTCGGCCATGAACTGCATGTGCGCGTCGACCTCCTCGGGTGCCCACTGGTCCATCGAGACGTCGTTCACGGTGGCGGGCGCGCCGCGGTAGTGCTTGAGGATCAGGTACTTCGGCATGTCGGTGCTCCTTGTCAGGTGCGGCCCATTGTGGCTGCGTCCACCCCGGGGACGGAGCCGTGCGGGGCTTCTCGACATGCTCCGGCAGATTTCTCACGGCCGAGGCACAGCCCCGTCACAGGTTCGGGGCGGACGCTCCTGACATGAGCGAGAACGACAAGCAGGACGAGACCCAGCCGGTCCGTCCGGACAGCGCCGCGACGCCGCCCGCAGCCGGGGCCATCCCCACCGCCCCACCCGTGGCGGAAGCGGCCGCGGCCGCCCCAGCGGAGGCGCCGGTCGCGAGGCGCGGCCTCCGCGAGCGGTTCCGCACCTGGCGGGGCTCGCGAGGGGAGGGCGGACGCACGTTCGGGCTCGCGGCGCTGATCGCGTCGGCCCTCGCCGGCGTCATCGTCGGCGGTCTCGGCTTCGCCGCTGTCGACGCGGCCACCGGTGACGACCACGGACCGGGGCGCGACGGCTGGGTCCAGCGCGACGACGACCGCGGCCCGGGCGGCCGTGGCGGCATGCACGGCGGGCCCCGCGGCGTACCGGGTCAGCTGCCGCCCACCACTGCGCCGGAGGACGAGGACGGCTCCGCCTCCTGAGCCCGAGGTGGCGGCACATCGCTGGTGAAAGGCCCCGGTCGGCGCCATCTGCCGCCACCTCCGCGTCGCGTCACCTGGGGGTGGCGGCACCTCGCAGGTGAGGGCGTCCGGTTGGTGCAATCTGCCGCCACCTTCGAGGCGTCAGCATGGGCAGTCGGAAAACCGCTTCCACCCGTGGGCGAGAATGGCGCCCGTTGTGAAGATCACCTACCCGGCCGAGCTCCCGGTCTCCGCGCGCCGCGACGACATCGCCGCTGCCATCCGCGACCACCAGGTCGTCATCGTCGCCGGCGAGACCGGCTCGGGGAAGACCACCCAGCTGCCCAAGATCTGCCTCGAGCTGGGTCGCGGCCTCGGGTCGGCCGAGGGCGGCCAGCTGATCGGCCACACCCAGCCGCGCCGCATCGCCGCCCGGTCGGTGGCGGAGCGGATCGCCGAGGAGCTCGGCACCGAGCTCGGCGACGTCGTCGGCTACCAGGTGCGCTTCACTGACCGCACCAGCCGCGCGAGCCGGGTCAAGCTGATGACGGACGGCATCCTGCTGGCGGAGCTGCAGCGCGACCGCGACCTGCGCAGGTACGACACGATCATCATCGACGAGGCCCACGAGCGCAGCCTCAACATCGACTTCCTGCTCGGCTACCTCAGGCGCCTGCTGCCGCGCCGGCCCGACCTCAAGGTGATCATCACCAGCGCCA is part of the Nocardioides cavernae genome and harbors:
- a CDS encoding SDR family NAD(P)-dependent oxidoreductase; this translates as MSLTTLTDKVVVITGAGSGIGRALALRSARAGALLALSDWDRDGLAETVALAEQAGAAKVRQDVVDVSDRAAVATWAAGVVEELGRVNLVVNNAGVSATGDFSDLTYDDLDWIVGINFWGVVHGSKEFLPHLVASGDGALVNISSLFGLVSVPGQSAYNATKYAVRGLTEAIREEMLVNRHPVTVTCVHPGGIRTGISRHGRKAAGLDAARIDALFEKKLARMSPDRAAEIILDGALAGKPRVLVGLDAHLIHQFGRIAGARYQDVVARLAARTR
- a CDS encoding sensor histidine kinase, producing MTLRPRRPLTLTARLVAVVVLLVAVSALLIGTATTLAMQQNLDRRLDADVRDAARFAAGPRHPDRDGDDFGPGQQFGSLQAYYPDAGASRGLVLSEQEGDGWSASTALDEAELAAMEALGAARDPQTVDLPDLGSYRVLVTDVPGGTFVAGLPRSEVEETVERLVQLELLTGLLGVLAAAGVGMVVVRRQLSPLREVAATAHRVAELPLASGEIEMADRVPERLTDERTEVGQVGSALNAMLDHVEHSLGQRHRSEQQVRQFVADASHELRTPLATIAGYTELARHRPETGGTALAKVETESARMTALVEDLLLLARLDSGRPLERRAVDLSRLLLEAVDDARVVDPDRSWRLSLPDEPITVTGDEARLHQVVSNLLANARKHTPPGSTVTITGTAGAAGAGFTVHDDGPGFAPDLAPRAFERFTRGDAARTRGGAGLGLSLVEAIVGAHGGAVTLDSRPGDTTITVVLPSPSA
- a CDS encoding response regulator transcription factor, whose protein sequence is MQQLTRPDGSPVRVLVVDDEVNIAELLAMALRYEGWDLRMAHSGGDAVATARDFRPDAVVLDIMLPDFDGLEVLRRMRADGSDVPVLFLTAKDAVEDRIAGLTAGGDDYVTKPFSLEEVVARLRGLIRRGGTAAQAEAGNVLVVGDLTLDEDSHEVHRAGDEIALTATEFELLRFLMRNPRRVLSKAQILDRVWQYDFGGQANVVELYISYLRKKVDAGREPMIHTMRGAGYVLKPAA
- a CDS encoding RNA polymerase sigma factor, encoding MTPADAPDAPGALDGAFDTATLRPLVPAVIGVLVRRGADFATAEDAVQEALVEAWRTFGAGSAEPPRDLKGWLVTVAWRRFLDVVRSETARQRREVAVDLEPERGPAETADETLRIFFLCAHPALTPASAVALTLRAVAGLTTRQVAEAYLVPEATMAQRISRAKRTVSGEAFDRPGDLATVRRVLYLVFNEGYSGDVDLAAEAIRLTRQLAALAGPDGQDPETDGLLALMLLHHARRPARRRDDGTLVPLADQDRSRWDTGLIEEGVTVLQAALAQQRRGEYQLQAAIAALHADAPSAAETDWVQVVQWYDELLALTGSPVVRLNRAVAVGEADGARAGLAALAEVDPALPRHRAASAYLHEKDGDLVTAARLYAEAAGLATNLAERTHLTREAARLNRAAR
- a CDS encoding YciI family protein; the encoded protein is MPKYLILKHYRGAPATVNDVSMDQWAPEEVDAHMQFMADFGKRLEESGEYVDAQALSPEGAWVRADEQRQPATDGPFAETKDLIAGWYVVDVDGWDRAVTLAGELSLAPGKDGKPIHEWLEVRPFYGAPSATDA